AAAAAGGTAAATAAATCCATCAACTGTGCCTGCTGCAACTTCCTTCTTCCCATCCTTATTGGTATCGCCGACACCAAAAGAATAGATGTAGGAATCAAGGATATTTTGCCATAATTTTCCTTCTAATCCGAAGGCCTGGAGATATTTGTAAGAGGCGGTAATGACTTCCATCTGCTGATCATTATTTATGTCGCCTGAATAGACATGCTCGATTGGGTAGACATTTTCTATCTGCCACACCTTCTTCCCGGTTGGGTCATAAAGATAGATGTTTGGATCTCTTTCCCCGGAGGCTATGACATCAGGAAATATCCACGAGAGGTCAACTTTAACGCCCAAGGGATAGCTATCCCAAGAATCATATTCAGTTGCAGCAAACTCTGCCGTGTATAATCTTAAGACATAGAAGCTATAGAAATCATTTTCCTTTCTCCACTGGGTGCCGCTTATAGTATACACAGAGAAAGATGCATCCTTAAATCCAACTATAATTTCTGGTGCCCTGTCGCCGTCTATGTCAGATGCAACGACAGAATTTATGGGTTTTGTCTGTGGAAAGTAAAGCTGCCATTTGATGTTGCCGTTTGAATCAAGAAGGTATACAAATCCCTTATCATTATAAAAAAGGACGTATCGCTCTGCACCTTTTCTGATAACAGCAAGATTTCGTGCAGGAGAGTCGAAACTCTTTGACCAGAGGGATACTCCGGAAAGCGTGTATGCTTTAACTTCTCCAGTATCAGTTGATAGCACCACATCATGCTCCCCATCACCATCTATATCGCCAAGGGAAGATGAAACGGTGCCGTAATCATGCCTGAAATAGTGCTTGATTGTAAAGGGTTCTACCTCAGCCGCTACGGGAATAGTAAGAATAAATGAAAGGGATACCAATATGCACAAAAGTTGCTTTATATTCATGAATACCATTAATTCATAATAGTATATAAAGTTATTGCTTAACGATAATTAAAATAGTGGAAATCCATTCCCCTTTGTTGCATAAGCTGCGATAGCTCGCCAGTTAAGAATAGCGGCCTACTCTTAAGCTCATAGACAGACGAGCAAGAGTTCAAAAACATCGCTATCTTAAACTCTCTCTTGATTGTCTCGATTTTTTCTACCAATCCTTCAACATTTTCTTCAACGGCTAACTTTAGAAAAGGTAGAGCTATGCCGCATGCTTGAGCGCCAAGTGAAATGCACTTTGCAATGTCAAATCCTGTCCTGACGCCTCCAGAGCCTATGATGGTCTTGATGCCAGATGTTCTGCACTCGGCAATTGAAAGCGGCGTTGGTATGCCCCAGTTCCATAGCTTCTTTACTGTTTCCTTGTTATTATTGCTGCGGTAGTATTCAACTGCACTCCAGCTTGTGCCACCAGTACCTGCAACATCGACGCCATCAAGAAATGACAACTTTTCAGCTGTTTCTTTGGATATGCCTGCTCCCGTCTCCTTTACTATCAAAGGAAAAGGAAGTTTTTCTTTTAGGCGCTTTAGGATAGAGAGCCCGTCTTTGAAGAACAGGTCCCCCTCCGGCTGGGATACTTCCTGCACACTGTTAAGGTGGACTGCAAGCATATCGGCCTTAATCTCTTGAACTGCGTATTTGGCTTCTTTATCGGTGTAGCCTTTCACAAACTGAGGGAGACCGATGTTCCCAATTAGAAGTATGTCTTTGGCGTATTTTCTGATGTCATAGGTATAGGTAAGCGAGTGGTCCTCAATCATCGCCCTCTGGCTTCCAAGCCCCATGCCTATTTGGGTCTTCTGGCATGCCTTTGCAAGCGCTTTATTTATCTTCAAAGCCTCTTCAGTCCCGCCCGTCATGGCAGAGATAAAAAGAGGGAAGGAAAGGCGCTTACCGAATAGCTTGATTTCTGTATTTATATCGTCAAAGTTTATTTCAGGAAGCGCTGAGTGGACAAAAGAAAGGTCTTGAAGGTAGTTGTACTTGGATTGAACATCCTCTTCAAGGCATATTTTAATATGCTCGAACTTCCTTCTTTCCGTCGTCACCCTTATCTACCTTCTTCCATTTAGCGTAGGCAAACCCTACTATAAACATTGTAATTGCATAGGATATTATTGTATATAAAATATACTCTGTGGTGACGGCCTCAACGACCTGAAATCCCTGAATGATGAGCCAGAA
Above is a window of Methanofastidiosum sp. DNA encoding:
- the fni gene encoding type 2 isopentenyl-diphosphate Delta-isomerase — encoded protein: MTTERRKFEHIKICLEEDVQSKYNYLQDLSFVHSALPEINFDDINTEIKLFGKRLSFPLFISAMTGGTEEALKINKALAKACQKTQIGMGLGSQRAMIEDHSLTYTYDIRKYAKDILLIGNIGLPQFVKGYTDKEAKYAVQEIKADMLAVHLNSVQEVSQPEGDLFFKDGLSILKRLKEKLPFPLIVKETGAGISKETAEKLSFLDGVDVAGTGGTSWSAVEYYRSNNNKETVKKLWNWGIPTPLSIAECRTSGIKTIIGSGGVRTGFDIAKCISLGAQACGIALPFLKLAVEENVEGLVEKIETIKREFKIAMFLNSCSSVYELKSRPLFLTGELSQLMQQRGMDFHYFNYR